Proteins encoded in a region of the Desulfovibrio desulfuricans genome:
- a CDS encoding VpaChn25_0724 family phage protein has product MSATANVITKNRRLAILRFLAEDADYSHNTSVLQSALAQIGHGVPRDVVEADAAWLDEQELATIDRVEDLPVTVLRITARGLDVARGLAIHPGVDRPLPR; this is encoded by the coding sequence ATGAGCGCCACCGCAAATGTCATTACCAAAAACCGCCGCCTGGCCATCCTCCGTTTTTTGGCCGAGGACGCGGATTACAGCCACAACACCAGTGTATTGCAGTCGGCTCTGGCCCAGATTGGTCACGGTGTGCCGCGCGATGTTGTCGAGGCTGATGCCGCATGGCTGGACGAGCAAGAACTTGCCACAATTGACCGTGTTGAGGACCTGCCCGTCACGGTGCTCCGCATCACCGCGCGCGGGCTGGATGTAGCGCGGGGCCTGGCAATCCATCCGGGCGTTGACCGTCCTCTGCCGAGGTAG
- a CDS encoding DUF2730 domain-containing protein: MIEHEFVRTWGWLLALVTNGLLLWAGWTLCKKFVTREDFTAHLAAEESHKAATRDHLAEHDIAVNALTDKINAMPGKDAIHVLDVKLVSIQGELTRTNEALRGLRDIMHRVENQSELLYRDRLEGKG, from the coding sequence GTGATTGAGCATGAGTTTGTGCGCACGTGGGGATGGCTGTTGGCCCTGGTTACTAACGGTCTGTTGCTGTGGGCTGGCTGGACCCTGTGCAAAAAATTTGTGACCAGGGAAGATTTTACGGCCCATCTCGCCGCCGAGGAGTCGCACAAAGCCGCTACCAGGGATCATCTGGCGGAGCATGATATTGCCGTTAATGCCCTGACAGACAAAATCAATGCTATGCCCGGCAAAGATGCAATCCATGTTTTGGACGTCAAATTGGTCAGCATACAAGGCGAGCTGACCCGCACAAACGAGGCTTTGCGCGGCTTACGCGACATTATGCACCGCGTCGAGAATCAATCCGAATTGTTGTACCGAGACCGCCTGGAGGGAAAGGGATAA
- a CDS encoding phage protein Gp27 family protein, with protein sequence MTRTSKIRRLPPELREQLHSMLDAGVPLEEITAHLNALGADVSRSGLGRYKQQVDKVAARMRESRQMAEVLMDRMGADAATGKGGAALIQMLTTLTTDYMVRRIDNPDTEMEVDDLRALSRAIKERAQAARATQDYDVKLREQIKLETVQVVESSAREAGLSAATINAIKSRILGVSNG encoded by the coding sequence ATGACCCGCACGAGCAAAATACGCCGCCTGCCGCCCGAATTGCGGGAGCAGCTCCACAGCATGCTCGACGCAGGTGTGCCCCTGGAGGAGATCACCGCCCACCTCAACGCCCTGGGCGCGGATGTCTCCCGTTCTGGTCTGGGCCGCTATAAGCAACAGGTGGACAAGGTGGCGGCGCGCATGCGTGAGAGCCGCCAGATGGCGGAGGTGCTCATGGACCGCATGGGCGCTGACGCTGCCACCGGCAAGGGCGGCGCGGCCCTCATACAGATGCTGACCACCCTCACCACGGATTACATGGTGCGCCGTATCGACAACCCCGACACAGAGATGGAGGTCGATGATCTGCGCGCCCTGTCCCGTGCCATCAAGGAGCGCGCCCAGGCCGCCCGCGCCACGCAGGATTACGACGTCAAGCTGCGGGAGCAAATCAAGCTGGAGACCGTGCAGGTAGTGGAGAGCAGCGCCCGCGAGGCAGGCTTGTCCGCTGCCACCATCAACGCCATCAAGAGCAGGATTCTGGGGGTCAGCAATGGCTGA